One stretch of Cydia fagiglandana chromosome 18, ilCydFagi1.1, whole genome shotgun sequence DNA includes these proteins:
- the LOC134673197 gene encoding uncharacterized protein LOC134673197 isoform X1 — protein sequence MSIPPLVCSTPPPPDQCEDDKDPEDFDLQYNLSQEDDYDYGSFSTYNHFQSAISVNKPLSEPVHINNADNGDSTETDKNACDNDTLNWTNTNIENKLNDEQKQEIEVKLHNETQIDSMNNENHKAELKTADNLSCEDTQTNKKINNEEELNIEDLNLTVEEESLNSVVKNELYDSNADIDKSESPDKEKSPHIPDVTSIITTDLHETLPLDEITSTPPSLDDIDDPPNSIDDLKMDNENVTDYIDVKNETETDPSFNMNDQVETLQAPETFQEVLTEVNNETDDEFGDFNDFHTASNIKPSTITSIVDACENPWESNQTDPTDQSQMPQSADFGAFEAHFDDTEKMELRSAPDGQSLQQNIEDDDDFGDFDDFKSSVQETKDNENDIQDPLTRVLDFQSTESESQLLENISKILNSIFEEEIPEPETVFDGKLEGMLCETWGHLLETDVRQPYIVNWNSSIGQKTLLKALCIDSRNILFGPKWSYNMPKYAANLSVAPLQPQKQATLSGQTTSEATEKYLKPSGTWSDPFTADGQEFTYAEALLLDLEHLMATLDQMAHNHSTLKISELLSHACNKETNVAATKRPTDLDVFDTDLPTKSDKIYSSTLDVQPIRQINLPDTHIFTPTDSETPRSKTIHYSRPSFLSQSSMETAKNPTEEKSEAPTDAKVVDDADYSDFQDFKGSFKVDTLEVKPATTGPALDGVEPTTNANQLQPSPYSIGLLQPIKIEPIMPTLNWPSPGEVKETFDDFTEFASSTTWNNDAQEIKTPSIDSEKTPPIDGASIVNDHSIKSIEPPSKINDSFDDDFDTFQSALPSNEPTLAPPVSNFSNFVAADYSQNITQVASNQEPELDFVFPKIETKSDPISFTKSNDILNYSEPFMHQNNVAISAPKVKETVAKAPAPSLAPPLSAVLQPTMSSSQTPQNSAQILQPLSLESFSQINWPNPGINLQDLSRFNPVETLNSLKSDLSVSGNSKGASPVHSHKPPVQTQPPEDDIWGEFVSSKPKPQQSLPKKTATFADDDEWTDFVSSPSVKPQNGLNTISLNVHTNLSIQKSTKATKQNNQALEIPITHYITPKSTNHSSYNDRHFQNL from the exons ATGTCGATTCCTCCACTTGTTTGCAGTACTCCTCCTCCACCTGATCAGTGTGAGGACGACAAAGACCCCGAGGACTTTGATTTACAATATAATC TGTCTCAAGAAGATGACTATGACTATGGTAGTTTTTCTACTTATAATCATTTCCAATCTGCCATATCAGTAAATAAACCATTGAGTGAACCTGTGCATATAAATAATGCAGATAATGGAGACAGCACTGAAACGGATAAAAATGCTTGTGACAATGACACATTGAACTGGACAAATACTAACATTGAAAACAAACTAAATGATGAACAGAAACAGGAAATTgaagtaaaattacataatgaAACTCAAATTGATAGTATGAACAATGAAAACCATAAGGCAGAGCTAAAAACAGCGGACAATTTAAGTTGTGAAGACACACAGACCAACAAAAAGATAAACAATGAGGAAGAACTAAATATAGAGGACTTAAATTTAACTGTTGAAGAAGAGTCTTTAAATTCAGTTGTCAAAAATGAACTGTATGATAGTAATGCAGATATTGACAAGAGTGAGAGCCCTGATAAAGAGAAATCACCCCACATTCCAGATGTAACCAGTATTATTACTACTGATCTCCATGAGACTTTACCTTTAGATGAGATTACAAGTACCCCTCCAAGCTTAGATGATATCGATGATCCTCCTAATTCAATAGATGACCTGAAAATGGACAATGAAAATGTTACTGATTATATAGATGTTAAAAATGAAACAGAAACTGATCCTAGCTTTAATATGAATGATCAGGTTGAAACTCTACAAGCTCCTGAAACATTTCAAGAAGTATTGACAGAAGTGAACAATGAAACTGATGATGAATTTGGAGATTTCAACGACTTCCACACTGCATCAAATATCAAACCATCAACAATCACATCTATTGTAGATGCTTGTGAAAATCCATGGGAAAGCAATCAAACTGATCCAACGGACCAGAGTCAAATGCCTCAAAGTGCCGATTTTGGGGCATTCGAAGCTCATTTTGATGATACAGAAAAAATGGAACTGAGAAGTGCTCCTGATGGACAATCATTACAGCAAAATattgaggatgatgatgactttGGAGACTTTGATGATTTTAAATCATCTGTACAGGAAACTAAGGACAATGAAAATGACATACAGGATCCACTAACAAGGGTATTAGATTTCCAATCAACAGAAAGTGAAAGTCAATTACTTGAGAACATAAGTAAGATATTGAATTCTATATTTGAAGAGGAAATACCAGAGCCTGAGACAGTGTTTGATGGTAAACTTGAAGGGATGCTGTGTGAGACTTGGGGCCACCTGCTGGAGACTGATGTGCGGCAGCCATATATAGTCAACTGGAACAGTTCAATAGGACAGAAAACTCTTCTGAAGGCTTTATGTATAGATTCAAGAAACATT TTATTTGGTCCGAAGTGGAGCTACAACATGCCTAAATATGCAGCTAACTTGAGTGTTGCCCCACTACAACCCCAGAAGCAAGCCACACTGTCAGGCCAGACCACCTCAGAAGCGACTGAGAAGTATCTCAAGCCATCAGGGACCTGGTCTGACCCTTTCACGGCTGATGGCCAAGAAT TCACCTATGCCGAAGCCCTACTCCTAGATTTAGAACACCTCATGGCCACCCTAGACCAAATGGCCCACAACCATTCCACCCTCAAGATATCAGAGTTGCTATCGCACG CTTGCAACAAGGAGACTAACGTCGCTGCAACAAAAAGGCCGACAGACTTAGACGTATTCGACACGGATCTACCAACGAAATCCGACAAAATATACTCGAGCACTCTCGATGTTCAACCAATACGTCAGATCAACCTGCCCGATACTCACATCTTCACTCCCACCGACTCCGAGACACCTCGATCAAAAACAATTCACTACAGCCGACCCTCATTTTTGTCGCAATCTTCTATGGAAACTGCCAAAAACCCCACCGAGGAGAAATCTGAAGCTCCAACTGATGCTAAAGTTGTGGATGACGCAGATTACTCCGATTTCCAAGATTTCAAAGGTTCTTTTAAAGTTGATACATTAGAAGTGAAACCAGCTACAACAGGACCAGCTTTGGATGGTGTTGAACCGACAACAAATGCGAACCAGCTCCAACCAAGTCCATATTCCATTGGCTTACTGCAACCTATAAAAATAGAACCCATCATGCCTACATTAAACTGGCCTTCACCTGGAGAAGTGAAAGAAACTTTTGACGATTTTACCGAATTCGCTTCCAGCACCACTTGGAATAATGATGCCCAAGAAATTAAAACTCCCAGTATAGACTCCGAGAAGACTCCTCCAATAGACGGCGCTAGTATCGTGAACGATCATAGTATTAAAAGTATTGAGCCACCTAGTAAGATTAACGATTCGTTTGACGATGATTTTGATACATTCCAGTCGGCTCTTCCATCCAATGAGCCAACTCTGGCACCACCTGTTAGCAACTTTAGTAATTTTGTAGCAGCTGACTATAGTCAAAATATTACACAAGTTGCATCAAATCAAGAGCCAGAATTAGATTTTGTATTTCCAAAAATTGAAACTAAGTCTGACCCCATATCATTTACCaaatcaaacgatattttaaattatagtgAACCTTTTATGCATCAGAATAATGTAGCAATAAGTGCGCCGAAAGTGAAAGAAACAGTTGCAAAAGCCCCGGCGCCTTCCCTCGCGCCGCCTCTGAGCGCGGTGTTGCAACCGACAATGAGTTCGTCACAGACTCCACAGAACTCTGCACAGATTTTGCAACCTTTATCTTTAGAGAGTTTCTCACAAATCAACTGGCCGAATCCTGGAATTAACTTACAAGATCTATCAAGATTTAACCCAGTAGAAACACTGAATTCGCTGAAAAGCGACTTGAGTGTCAGTGGCAACAGCAAAGGCGCCTCGCCCGTGCACAGTCACAAGCCGCCAGTACAAACCCAGCCACCCGAAGATGACATATGGGGCGAATTCGTATCCAGCAAACCTAAACCACAACAGTCATTACCAAAGAAAACCGCTACGTTCGCCGATGACGACGAATGGACCGATTTTGTGTCCAGCCCGTCGGTAAAACCCCAGAACGGATTAAACACGATAAGTTTAAACGTCCACACAAACTTGAGTATTCAGAAATCTACGAAAGCAACCAAACAGAATAACCAAGCACTAGAGATACCAATTACGCATTACATAACACCTAAATCGACCAACCACAGTTCATATAACGATAGACACTTCCAAAACTTATAA
- the LOC134673197 gene encoding uncharacterized protein LOC134673197 isoform X2, with the protein MSIPPLVCSTPPPPDQCEDDKDPEDFDLQYNLSQEDDYDYGSFSTYNHFQSAISVNKPLSEPVHINNADNGDSTETDKNACDNDTLNWTNTNIENKLNDEQKQEIEVKLHNETQIDSMNNENHKAELKTADNLSCEDTQTNKKINNEEELNIEDLNLTVEEESLNSVVKNELYDSNADIDKSESPDKEKSPHIPDVTSIITTDLHETLPLDEITSTPPSLDDIDDPPNSIDDLKMDNENVTDYIDVKNETETDPSFNMNDQVETLQAPETFQEVLTEVNNETDDEFGDFNDFHTASNIKPSTITSIVDACENPWESNQTDPTDQSQMPQSADFGAFEAHFDDTEKMELRSAPDGQSLQQNIEDDDDFGDFDDFKSSVQETKDNENDIQDPLTRVLDFQSTESESQLLENISKILNSIFEEEIPEPETVFDGKLEGMLCETWGHLLETDVRQPYIVNWNSSIGQKTLLKALCIDSRNILFGPKWSYNMPKYAANLSVAPLQPQKQATLSGQTTSEATEKYLKPSGTWSDPFTADGQESCNKETNVAATKRPTDLDVFDTDLPTKSDKIYSSTLDVQPIRQINLPDTHIFTPTDSETPRSKTIHYSRPSFLSQSSMETAKNPTEEKSEAPTDAKVVDDADYSDFQDFKGSFKVDTLEVKPATTGPALDGVEPTTNANQLQPSPYSIGLLQPIKIEPIMPTLNWPSPGEVKETFDDFTEFASSTTWNNDAQEIKTPSIDSEKTPPIDGASIVNDHSIKSIEPPSKINDSFDDDFDTFQSALPSNEPTLAPPVSNFSNFVAADYSQNITQVASNQEPELDFVFPKIETKSDPISFTKSNDILNYSEPFMHQNNVAISAPKVKETVAKAPAPSLAPPLSAVLQPTMSSSQTPQNSAQILQPLSLESFSQINWPNPGINLQDLSRFNPVETLNSLKSDLSVSGNSKGASPVHSHKPPVQTQPPEDDIWGEFVSSKPKPQQSLPKKTATFADDDEWTDFVSSPSVKPQNGLNTISLNVHTNLSIQKSTKATKQNNQALEIPITHYITPKSTNHSSYNDRHFQNL; encoded by the exons ATGTCGATTCCTCCACTTGTTTGCAGTACTCCTCCTCCACCTGATCAGTGTGAGGACGACAAAGACCCCGAGGACTTTGATTTACAATATAATC TGTCTCAAGAAGATGACTATGACTATGGTAGTTTTTCTACTTATAATCATTTCCAATCTGCCATATCAGTAAATAAACCATTGAGTGAACCTGTGCATATAAATAATGCAGATAATGGAGACAGCACTGAAACGGATAAAAATGCTTGTGACAATGACACATTGAACTGGACAAATACTAACATTGAAAACAAACTAAATGATGAACAGAAACAGGAAATTgaagtaaaattacataatgaAACTCAAATTGATAGTATGAACAATGAAAACCATAAGGCAGAGCTAAAAACAGCGGACAATTTAAGTTGTGAAGACACACAGACCAACAAAAAGATAAACAATGAGGAAGAACTAAATATAGAGGACTTAAATTTAACTGTTGAAGAAGAGTCTTTAAATTCAGTTGTCAAAAATGAACTGTATGATAGTAATGCAGATATTGACAAGAGTGAGAGCCCTGATAAAGAGAAATCACCCCACATTCCAGATGTAACCAGTATTATTACTACTGATCTCCATGAGACTTTACCTTTAGATGAGATTACAAGTACCCCTCCAAGCTTAGATGATATCGATGATCCTCCTAATTCAATAGATGACCTGAAAATGGACAATGAAAATGTTACTGATTATATAGATGTTAAAAATGAAACAGAAACTGATCCTAGCTTTAATATGAATGATCAGGTTGAAACTCTACAAGCTCCTGAAACATTTCAAGAAGTATTGACAGAAGTGAACAATGAAACTGATGATGAATTTGGAGATTTCAACGACTTCCACACTGCATCAAATATCAAACCATCAACAATCACATCTATTGTAGATGCTTGTGAAAATCCATGGGAAAGCAATCAAACTGATCCAACGGACCAGAGTCAAATGCCTCAAAGTGCCGATTTTGGGGCATTCGAAGCTCATTTTGATGATACAGAAAAAATGGAACTGAGAAGTGCTCCTGATGGACAATCATTACAGCAAAATattgaggatgatgatgactttGGAGACTTTGATGATTTTAAATCATCTGTACAGGAAACTAAGGACAATGAAAATGACATACAGGATCCACTAACAAGGGTATTAGATTTCCAATCAACAGAAAGTGAAAGTCAATTACTTGAGAACATAAGTAAGATATTGAATTCTATATTTGAAGAGGAAATACCAGAGCCTGAGACAGTGTTTGATGGTAAACTTGAAGGGATGCTGTGTGAGACTTGGGGCCACCTGCTGGAGACTGATGTGCGGCAGCCATATATAGTCAACTGGAACAGTTCAATAGGACAGAAAACTCTTCTGAAGGCTTTATGTATAGATTCAAGAAACATT TTATTTGGTCCGAAGTGGAGCTACAACATGCCTAAATATGCAGCTAACTTGAGTGTTGCCCCACTACAACCCCAGAAGCAAGCCACACTGTCAGGCCAGACCACCTCAGAAGCGACTGAGAAGTATCTCAAGCCATCAGGGACCTGGTCTGACCCTTTCACGGCTGATGGCCAAGAAT CTTGCAACAAGGAGACTAACGTCGCTGCAACAAAAAGGCCGACAGACTTAGACGTATTCGACACGGATCTACCAACGAAATCCGACAAAATATACTCGAGCACTCTCGATGTTCAACCAATACGTCAGATCAACCTGCCCGATACTCACATCTTCACTCCCACCGACTCCGAGACACCTCGATCAAAAACAATTCACTACAGCCGACCCTCATTTTTGTCGCAATCTTCTATGGAAACTGCCAAAAACCCCACCGAGGAGAAATCTGAAGCTCCAACTGATGCTAAAGTTGTGGATGACGCAGATTACTCCGATTTCCAAGATTTCAAAGGTTCTTTTAAAGTTGATACATTAGAAGTGAAACCAGCTACAACAGGACCAGCTTTGGATGGTGTTGAACCGACAACAAATGCGAACCAGCTCCAACCAAGTCCATATTCCATTGGCTTACTGCAACCTATAAAAATAGAACCCATCATGCCTACATTAAACTGGCCTTCACCTGGAGAAGTGAAAGAAACTTTTGACGATTTTACCGAATTCGCTTCCAGCACCACTTGGAATAATGATGCCCAAGAAATTAAAACTCCCAGTATAGACTCCGAGAAGACTCCTCCAATAGACGGCGCTAGTATCGTGAACGATCATAGTATTAAAAGTATTGAGCCACCTAGTAAGATTAACGATTCGTTTGACGATGATTTTGATACATTCCAGTCGGCTCTTCCATCCAATGAGCCAACTCTGGCACCACCTGTTAGCAACTTTAGTAATTTTGTAGCAGCTGACTATAGTCAAAATATTACACAAGTTGCATCAAATCAAGAGCCAGAATTAGATTTTGTATTTCCAAAAATTGAAACTAAGTCTGACCCCATATCATTTACCaaatcaaacgatattttaaattatagtgAACCTTTTATGCATCAGAATAATGTAGCAATAAGTGCGCCGAAAGTGAAAGAAACAGTTGCAAAAGCCCCGGCGCCTTCCCTCGCGCCGCCTCTGAGCGCGGTGTTGCAACCGACAATGAGTTCGTCACAGACTCCACAGAACTCTGCACAGATTTTGCAACCTTTATCTTTAGAGAGTTTCTCACAAATCAACTGGCCGAATCCTGGAATTAACTTACAAGATCTATCAAGATTTAACCCAGTAGAAACACTGAATTCGCTGAAAAGCGACTTGAGTGTCAGTGGCAACAGCAAAGGCGCCTCGCCCGTGCACAGTCACAAGCCGCCAGTACAAACCCAGCCACCCGAAGATGACATATGGGGCGAATTCGTATCCAGCAAACCTAAACCACAACAGTCATTACCAAAGAAAACCGCTACGTTCGCCGATGACGACGAATGGACCGATTTTGTGTCCAGCCCGTCGGTAAAACCCCAGAACGGATTAAACACGATAAGTTTAAACGTCCACACAAACTTGAGTATTCAGAAATCTACGAAAGCAACCAAACAGAATAACCAAGCACTAGAGATACCAATTACGCATTACATAACACCTAAATCGACCAACCACAGTTCATATAACGATAGACACTTCCAAAACTTATAA